In Oryza sativa Japonica Group chromosome 1, ASM3414082v1, the genomic stretch GCGCGTCCGCGTCCGCgtccgcgcgtgccgccgcctcctcatcgTTCTCCACGTCGAGCGCCTTCacccagctgctgctgcttggttggctcccggccgcacggcggcggctgctggatGACACGGTCCCCATGCAGGCTGCCCCCGCGACCGTGCGTACGCGCGACTTGGTGATTGGCGTAAGTCGACCGGAAAATATAACACCCGGGCGTCCGTGTTGCGCGCGCGGCTGGATCCGACTAGGATTCGAGAGTCCAAATCTACTTGGGCAAATCAGCGGCAGCGACCCGATCGAGAGAGTGCGTGGAAGCTGAGGAAACGGCTTAGCCACGACCGCGACCCAACGACGATGCGCGCGCTGCTTCCGGTTCGGCGACACCCGCGAGCGCGTGGGTTTTGCGATTATTTACCCCGTACCAGTGGCGTAGGGTACGTACTCCGAGTCTCCGAGACGGTGGTCACATACACGCACGGCACACCGCACGCGAAGTTGGATTTGCAGGCGCGCAACTACGGGCGTTTTCGATCGCGGGCGGGACAAGTTCATTTCTTCATGGCTTTGATCATCTGCTGcagctatagatggccaaaaggcccgcccggcacggcctggcctaggcacggcccaccagctgtcgggccgtgccgggccggcccgaaggcgcgggtggcccatcgtgcctttttttaaaataagtctatttctgtccctcctctttgggctgtgacataatctagcgaaaataagtctattttccgtccCTCCACTTTGGGCtggtgacatatatatagtgaaaataagtctattttttgtccctcctctttgggctgacatatatatatatatgtaaattaagtCTACTTTACGTCCCTATTCTTTCGACCGTGGCATAtaatgtctatttttactccctattgtttatgtgtcgggcctggcatgcggcccatcgtgccgtgccggcccggccgtgccgtgccggcccaacgtgccggcggagaggcccaggcacggcccggtggtcgggccgggccggcacgggcccgacccttgacgggccgtgccgtgcttgggccggacCTAAACACCGTGCCATGGGCCAggccgtcgggcctcgggccttttggccatctatagctgCAGCCAACACCGCGCATCAAGACAATGTTGGATTTTGAAACTGCTTGTCATCTAATTAAATTTACTTGATGCATGACAGCCTGAGAATACTCGGAAAGTAAAACAGATTGCACCATTTATTTCCCATTACCTCCAAATCCTACATACATTTCACTCCTACCTTTACCGTTGACAGATGCTTAGCAGAGCAAAACTAGGCGATGCTATTGAAGTGTGCCAGGTTTGGTTCATCAATGTATCGCAACTTCACAAGAACACCGTATGAAGATATATATCTTTTTCATGTGAGCAAAAAGTGAAGATAAGATCGGTCACAAGGCCAATGCATGCACATCAATGACTCTCAGGTAATTGCTTGGTAATATCCGAGTCACCTGGATTACAAGAGAAGCATTATTGGtgttttcaaatgaaaaaaagaacgGAAATGGAGAGTTCATATGGATGCGGAAGGAAAGGTTCAAAGATTGAAGTCACTGAAACTAACCAGGATCGACGACACTGAGACAGCACACTCGGTAGTACTTGCCGCAGGCAGTGCCAAGATCAACATTGTCTGAATTAACCAACACATAACGGTTAGCCTATTTGAGAGGTTGAAATTGACGAATCAAATTATAAACAGGCTAATGCATGCACAGGcataaattaatgcaaaaaaGAAAGCCTTGCAGCTATCATGTGTGGTTCAGTGAATGAAGAGTAATCTTACTTCCATTGAAGTGATACACACTAACTTTTCCCAGCATAGCATAGTACTCAATTTCAGACTTCCTAAGTGGAGGGCAGTTGTTTGCAACGATAACTAGCTTCCCTGAAGATTCAAAACAGATCGTGAAAGTATCAGGACCCAATGGATAAACAGGGTATCAAGAAGGTAGCACATTGATGAATAAGCTGATATAGAAATTTCTACTAAGCATTGGAAGAGAAATTCCATGGTGAAAAAGGTAGATTCGTATAGCACCATAATGATGAACACTTTAATGATTAATTCCTTGCAACACAATCATGGTGACCAGAAGCAAGACTGTATATCATTCACAGAAGTAACAGTCTTTCAAGATGCATGAATTCCCCAGATAAAGATATAGTTGTGAAAATTAAACACCTACTGCCCACTACAAAAAAAACAGCAAGGTAATCATAAACTGGAAATAGGACGATTTTAACTCATagaaataacataagaaaacGCATGAACTGACCACATCAAATATCTATGTAAAAAGGTAAGACAAAATGTTTCAGCTCCTTACTTTCCCAGATAACAAGGGAGTGTCTGGAAATTTATGTAAGGAAAAGAAACTATATTGCTGTTGGGTACTGCATTCATCCCTAAGGCTGAGAAAGGAAAGCCAAAGGGCCAAACTTCAGTCCCTTGTGCCAACTAGCAACTTCACCGTGGACAATCATACAAACATGGCAATAGCATCCTAATCACCTGAACATGTCTGATTGGATAAACTTGTTATAAAATGAAAAAGCCTGCAGTTTTATTTCATGAATTACCATGCTAAAAATTACTATACGGCTGACAAAAGTTCTCTCAACTGAGGACATTTACATTATTGTAAGTTATAGTAGAAACAACTAGTGATGCGCATACAAGCAACGGTGAGTCAGTGACGCAGTAAATGTTTCAATCTCACTTAGTCCCCTAGACTTGATCAAGGAGAACACCAGCAAGGAAAGATGAATTGTTGTTGGGCGCTGCATTCATCTCTAAGACACAAAAAGGGCAAGCCGAAGAGCCAAACTCCAGTCCCATTCTGACATCCACATGAGTAAAAATGACAACATCCAAACGACAGAGGGCAACTTTCTGTCATGGCAAAACTGCCCAAGATCCATGCTATACTCTGGAATATAACATAATAAGATGTGTTCCCCGAAAATTTACagccccccaccccacccccaaTTCCAAATGATTTAGATTTATCACACTATATGTACCAGGCTTGACTGATGAACGAATGAAGCTAGAGCGGTGACTAGGAAACGAATCAAAGAGCTACCTTTGGAGTTGCGGAGGGTCTTGAGGACGGTCTTGTAGCCGAGGGTGTACTTGCCGCTCTTCATCACCAGCTGCAGCTTGTTGTTGATCCCCTCCGCGTTCTTCTTCTGCAAAACACCGCGAACACCCCACCCATCGATCAAACGCCCACACCAAGAGACAAAGCCACACAGCAAGAACTTTCAAAACCAAATAAAAGCTTAGGTTTTCCACCGTCTTCTTAACGGGAGCCATGGgatcgtcggcgacggcgtcggtggcggcggcggcgggaatggGAAACCTACAGCGTCAACAAGGGTTCGAACAGAGGGGGGAGTATATAACGTGAGAGATGGGCCTTGCGTTATTGGGCTACATTATTGCGTATCGACGGCCTCAAGCCCAGATTCTTACTGGGCCAACTTTGCGTATCAAGCCAGCCCAGTTGGTAATTTCTTCTGCAAATCCCGCAGTCCAAACTTCCCGGATTTTTGGACTGTTTAAAAATCACTGAACAGTGAACGCAAGGAGTGCTTCTTTTTTGTTGAGGAGAAATTTTGGAATACACGTGGAATTCATATGCCCCAAATTCATTAACAAATAGGAGTAGATCGTGACGGTAGAGAACTAGTACTACAGACTATGCTTTAGGTTGGAGAGGACCGGATACGGACAAATGTATATTCGGTCAGTGCaatagttctcaaaaaaaagttCAGTGCAATGATTCATTGATTCCTAACGCCTTAACATATGTGCCTTATCATACAAGTGCCTGCCTTTTTACAAAAGCTACGATAATTGGCAAGTAGGCTCATCAAATAGgtcatttttatctttttatggTTGTGTGGGAATAAAGATCACTGTAGCATAATGGAACAGGATATTTGCAGCCAAGTTTGCAGGCATAAGGATGGCGCATCTTCTCCCGTAGGATTCATGGTCCATGTTCACTTTGTTTGCATATCTGTATCTGAACAAAAGAAACAGTACAGGGCTCAATATGCATTTCCAAACCAACCTCTTTCAATGGACCTGACGGGCTGATAAAGTTGAGTGTGACTGAAAAAGATGCAAACAAATGGAAATAGGGAAACAAAATCTCTTTTTCTGTCTAGCTTTATATACTAGTATAAAACAATGATGAATCGAATGGTTTCAGTTAAAAGAACGGCATACAAAAATCCCTCTATACAGCCTTCAGTCTACAAAGACTTCACATCAGTCTCCAACCGGAGTCATAATCTGCACTTGCTAATTGACTAATTCTGAATCGGGTTGGCCTTGCTTGGCGTCTCCTTCTTCAGGCTCTCGGTCGCCTCGACGTCAGGCTGCTTCTTGCTCTTGTTATCTACTAGTAATGCTGCTTCAAGGAACACCTGTGGATTCTCTGAACTTGTGATCAGCACATTCTGCAGGAGCTTCCTTGACTGAAACCTCTCTTCCGATGCCCAATCATCACGAGGCAATCTTGCTGTCTGCAGGCTTAGGAAGCAATGCAGAAGTAGCAAGGCAGAGATGATCAGGAAGTAGACAGAAATGCTGACAGATCTCATTGCTGTGTGTTTAGCTGAGGAGAGAAGCTACTGAACTGTCTGAACAATGATGAGAACTGAGAAGTGATTAGTGAGGATGTTATTCGATCAAGTCCattgttatatatatacacagcGTCCATGTGAGACAATCAGGCAAATAGGCAATCGATACAAAGAGATCTGTACTCGAGAGTTGAAGACAGTAGTGTATGAAAGCATGTGAGTTGCGAGATATGTTAGTCTATGAGGCACCAAATTGGATCTGTCGTTGCGACCATGCCGATGTATTTGTGGGCAGCACATGTAGCCAAAGATCGCACCGGCCGGCCTGCTTCCATTTCATCGATTCCTTCTTGGTGGAGAATATGTATTTTAGTCATAGTTTAGTGGAAGATTTCCATTGTTATGATCGCTAGCCAGCCTCACGCTCTCCTCACCTAGCCACGTATCCGGCGCTGTGGCTGTCACCTGTCagcctcctgctgctgctgctcgcacCGTTTCGGCCTTCAGATTAGGCAAGTTtagttcaatttttttctttaaactttcgacttttctatcacatcaaaaacttttctacacacacaaactttcaacttttccgtcatatcgtttcaatttcaaccaaacttttaattttgacgtgaacacATCCTAAACTCCAATTTTAACGATTAGCACCTGACAGCATTCAATTCATTGAATAAAGTAAGAAAAAATTACATTAGGTAACTCGAGCAAACTGAAAATTGTTGGTTCAGTTAAACAACGTGGTCCTGCCCTTTGTTTCGTGCCAATTGGCAGGGTATGTTACATCAGCACTGATGTATGATTGAGGCAAGTTGCAGAAGCTTGGACAGTCGAGCTCTATTTTGATCAGAAATCTCTCCCTTTTGGTTTTGTAGTATGTATTTTGATCCTTCCTGCTTTTTTTTCTAGGTACACAAGCAATGATCTAGCCACTTGTGTTacacctttttcttttcttatttagaGTTGGAACTTGTGCAGATTATCAAGGCGATCCAGGGGGGCAACCGGTGCATGTGCCAATACGAAACATGTGTGGTGAAACTGCACATGACCATGGTCCTCGTAGAAGAAAGGAACTGGCATAAAATCTGGTGAAACGACAGGGCCGCAGGATAGGGATGCGGATCCTCTGACTTTACATGGTAAAGTCACGGTGTGACTTTCAGACCATCTCCACCGTTCAACTCATCCAACGGAGGACGTCCCTGCGGATGCTGCTTCCTGGCCATTAATGCTAGTATTTGTTTGCTGATTCTACTCAAcgattaatgaatctaaacaataCTCCAATACTAGTACATGAGATTAGTCTagtaactgaaaaaaaaataattacttgTCACTTTATGTGCTAATTAAGTTGCCGATTCCATGTGAAGACTAACTACTGTAATTAGCATTATCAACAAACAATTGTACAATCAGTGCATGTGATTAGTTTGTTTtaacaccaaaatttgatatgattttttagTTGACTCGGTTAATGAAAGAAGCTGATTGGTACACAATTATTAAATTTCTTTTGTTTCACACAATTATTTGCTTAAATTTCAGTTGTTCCATAGTAATTTCAATGTCCTATTTCTTTGTGTGAATACCAACTTAGTATTTCATATAATAACAAATTACAACCTTTATAAATTTTAATCACCAAAATACAAAATAACTTAGCACACAAAGTGGCAGGTAATTTTTAGTTACTGAACTAATCTCATGTAGTATTATTTAGATTAATCTTTAGGTAGAATTAGGCCATCAGGAATCAAATGGCATTAATGGCCAGGAAGCAGCATCCGCAGGGACGTCCTCCGTTGGATGAGTTGGACGGTGGAGATGGTCTGAAAGTCACACCGTGACTTTACCATGTAAAGTTAGAGGATCCGTGTCCGCAGGATAGACACCCACATGGCAAAAGTGTCATTGCAAGATCTGAAAATCCAGAGCCTTTTTGGTCTCTCCCCTTCACCGGTTGGTTTGACTAAACCACGCCGCCGGCCAACGACACCACCGTCACACCGGCGCGCGCATCTGGCACGGCTGGTAGCTCGACGTAATAGCAATTACAATAGCAGATTAttaaccagctataaacatattttaatgaaataaaagataagagagaagagcagcgagctaTAGATTTATAactagctgcagcacggactccaaaatacagtgtgtgtatgacagatgagaCCTagtattatatgaattggctattaaattagctataaataaattaaagctagtagtggactatcctattaaacttgctctaacgtGGACTGCCTTCAGCTGGGAGCACAGAAAATTCAGATGCTGCCATCGCGCTACGGCCAATTTTGGGCGTGACCGTGACACGGACACAGTGGGCATGTACATGCTCGATCGATCAAGGTGGCAGGCAAGGGCAGCCGCTTCAATCGCCGTGCGGATCGATCACGGGCTGCTGGGctgggctctctctctctctctccacctggAAACGAGCCGCAGCCGGAGGGGTCTCCGGTCTTGCCACGGCGCAGCGACCCAAACCGGCGTCAGGGACCGGACATCGCGCGGTCGACCTCGCAGTGTCGCACCTGCGGATTTGGCGAGCCGTGCGGTTTTCTGACtgactctctctctccattagTTGCTTACGCACGGAACCTGCTCGCCGTAGCAAACCGGGAAACTGTCACTGTGTAACACACTCCGTTCGTCCAAGGCGCAGTTTAGTTCCCacgcaaaaattttacaccttaTCGTATCGAACATTTGaacatttatataaaatattaaatatatactaaaaataactaattatacatattgcaactaatttgcgagacgaattgttagacaatgtggtgctacgataaacatttgctaatgacggatcaattaggcttaataaattcatctcgatGTTTACTGAAgtattctgtaattagttttttaattagtGCCCGAATACCCGATATAATACCCGATATGTCacgccaaaattttacactcCTAGATCTAAATATCCCCTAACAAAAATTCAACGAATATGTGATTTCTCCTAGTAggctagtacaacaaatctagaTAAAGAGTTGTTCATATTCGTTATACTAATAGCTCACATCCGCCTTCccaggttaagtttttttttaaaaaaatagagggagtacattgcTTTTTCAACCTGCCAGATGAATGGTCTCATCGTTTGACCTATTCGTGGAATAagctaaacggtatatttgcaaacaaaaagtaatttgtgaataagatttttatatgtgtgttcttagcgatataaaagtaaatgctaaaaataaacttcaatgaaaaaaccctaaaataaactttaaaatcaaggttgaaaaattaaattttcaatGATAAACATAAGCATAGGCAAAACGATAGGCTGGAAGAGTAGAAGACAGACAGTGGTAAAACTCGAAGGGGACGAAGGCGATTGTTTGGTTGGTGACAAGTGACGAGTTTACTACTACATGCCTCGTGCGATGTACGCACGTCCTGGTTTAGGTAGTACGTTGATGCACGGTACGTGCAGGATGGTCGACGCCGGAGTCCACCTGGCAACTCATCGCGTGTTAAAATTGGGCTTCATATTTGTACTTTTCAGGCTTGTGTTAGGAGGATTACAGAGCAAACAAAAATGGCAAATGCTACCAGTCGCGATTACAAGTGTTTGCGCTTGCTGTTTCGGGAGGACACTGAGGAATCGTCTTTTCCTTCACCAAACAAGGGGAAAGGTGGAACGCATTTGGAACCTCTCACCAAACTTTGATAATATCAACTTGAACGGCTCGATATGGAATTGCAAACAATTCAATCAGAAAAGCACATCAATATACTATTCATCTATCGATGCCCTCCGTATTCAGAAGACAGGAGCCAAACACTGATAGACAGTAGATGATGATCATCACTGAGTTATTGTGCAAGCAATAGGTACCATAATCAGTTAAGATCTGGAACAATTTTCCTTCGTAACTTATCTATGCTAGGACCAAGAACTATGTTAGTATTCGATTCATATCGCGTGCATTACAATATTTGATACGATTCGTGCACTTGTTTAATTTCAAAGTTGTGATTCTATCCATTTAACAAATATTAATGTGGAGTACCACTATTCACGTTGACAGCCAAAGGCTAGCTTAGGCGCAATTGTGCAAATAAGAGGGATACTGGCAATCTTTATGCCTCAAATTTGCACAGCTTATTACGGTGAAGAATATCGATATAACCAAAGCATTTCGGCACAAGCTACCTTGCCCAAAACAGGATACACAGTCAAACAGCCAATTTCAGATATGGTTTATGAAGGAAAAGGTAAAACTCGAATTGCCACAGTGGAAGACCTGAGGTAAGTCTGGTTCTGGCTGTGCAGACATAATTATCTGCACTTAAACACACAAACAGCAATTCACTTATGCAAACACTAGAGAATTTTATCTGAGTTGTACATCACTAACCCCC encodes the following:
- the LOC4327587 gene encoding large ribosomal subunit protein eL30 is translated as MAPVKKTKKNAEGINNKLQLVMKSGKYTLGYKTVLKTLRNSKGKLVIVANNCPPLRKSEIEYYAMLGKVSVYHFNGNNVDLGTACGKYYRVCCLSVVDPGDSDITKQLPESH